One Dehalococcoidia bacterium DNA segment encodes these proteins:
- the hisB gene encoding imidazoleglycerol-phosphate dehydratase HisB, producing MSTAANPAGRSGEDARETTETRIHVRLTIDGSGRSRIRSGIGMFDHLLDQLARHSLMDLEVEASGDIEVDAHHTVEDVGICLGRALNKALGERRGIVRMADRTVPMDEALVQVALDLSGRPFAAVDLRFHGERIGSLPAELIEHFLMSFAFEARIALHVRELAGKNDHHRAEAAFKALARALGDAAAIDARREGSIASTKGTLSG from the coding sequence GTGTCAACCGCCGCCAATCCCGCCGGCCGCAGCGGCGAAGACGCCCGCGAAACGACCGAAACCCGCATCCATGTACGGCTCACGATCGACGGCAGCGGCCGCTCACGTATCCGCAGCGGGATCGGCATGTTCGACCATCTGCTCGATCAGCTTGCGCGCCACAGCCTTATGGATCTGGAGGTCGAGGCAAGCGGCGATATCGAAGTCGATGCGCATCACACGGTCGAGGACGTGGGCATCTGCCTCGGCCGCGCCTTGAACAAGGCGCTGGGCGAGCGGCGCGGCATCGTGCGCATGGCCGACCGCACCGTGCCCATGGACGAGGCGCTGGTGCAGGTCGCGCTCGACCTGAGCGGCCGGCCCTTCGCGGCGGTCGACCTGCGCTTCCACGGCGAACGCATCGGCAGCCTGCCCGCAGAGTTGATCGAACACTTCCTGATGAGCTTCGCCTTCGAGGCGCGCATCGCCCTGCACGTGCGCGAGCTGGCGGGCAAGAACGACCACCATCGCGCCGAGGCGGCGTTCAAGGCGCTGGCCCGCGCCCTCGGCGATGCCGCCGCGATCGACGCGCGCCGCGAGGGCAGTATCGCCAGCACCAAGGGCACGCTCAGCGGCTGA